A single region of the Kwoniella shivajii chromosome 10, complete sequence genome encodes:
- a CDS encoding ribosomal protein S10 has product MSIPSARSALALLTRPTLSNAVASSSRYLSASSASRMASAPVSSSTTSTSDEDSGTGLPVPLSKINKFLSFPKVEPHQPPHGVHVATLHLQSYQSYNLDLTTQFAVHSAHSLKIPTSLPAFLPKEKSLYTVLKSPFVKKKAQENFERITYKRAVKVFDTNKEMIDLWLRYLRQNGLPGVGMKAYIHEFVELGFGQKEEEINSNINNNKDQVVDEKRIHDAAQQLVKALSEEEGAATGAGEGEVKAVGGGNAGADVEAAVKAEEKQ; this is encoded by the exons ATGTCCATTCCTTCGGCTCGATCAGCCTTGGCATTATTAACAAGACCGACTTTGTCTAACGCtgtcgcttcttcttctcgctATCTGAG TgcatcatcagcatcacgAATGGCATCAGCCCCtgtatcatcttcaacgaCATCCACTTCCGACGAAGATTCCGGGACTGGACTTCCAGTACCATTAAGCAAAATCAATAAATTCCTTTCATTCCCAAAAGTTGAACCCCACCAACCTCCTCACGGAGTACACGTCGCAACACTGCATTTACAATCGTATCAATCATACAACCTGGATCTAACAACTCAATTCGCAGTGCATTCAGCACATTCATTGAAAATACCTACTTCTCTACCCGCTTTtttaccaaaagaaaaatcatTATATACAGTATTGAAATCACCTTtcgtcaagaagaaagctcaagaaAATTTCGAAAGAATAACATATAAAAGAGCTGTCAAAGTGTTTGATACGAACAAGGAAATGATCGATTTATGGTTGAGATACCTGAGACAAAATGGTTTACCAGGTGTAGGTATGAAAGCCTATATTCATGAATTCGTCGAATTAGGTTTTGgccaaaaagaagaagaaatcaataGTAACATTAACAACAATAAAGACCAAGTTGTCGATGAGAAAAGAATTCACGATGCTGCTCAACAATTAGTCAAAGCGTTGAGCGAAGAGGAAGGAGCTGCtacaggagcaggagaaggagaggtGAAAGCTGTAGGAGGAGGGAATGCAGGTGCAGATGTCGAAGCAGCTGTAAAAGCGGAGGAAAAACAATAG
- a CDS encoding YggS family pyridoxal phosphate enzyme: MSESMSLEYAPDRAEELKENIESVQAEIDQAASGSGSKPQLVAISKIKPASDIKALYDAGYRHFGENYIQEMVDKAAVLPDDIKWHFVGSLQSNKSKLAASVPNLHVLETLSSIKVADLLQKSIPEDRSNKLNVYIQINTSNEESKSGLPSLSSSSPAAETENNEKKNELVDLAIHIIEKCDKLNLLGLMTIGSIDSSHDSASSTNPDFENLKSTRKQLSKILIEKGIKNAPNEEELELSMGMSADFVQAVKEGSNSVRVGTRIFGERAKKVPKAAPN, encoded by the exons ATGTCCGAATCAATGTCACTTGAATACGCTCCCGATCGAGCCgaagagctgaaagagaataTCGAATCTGtacaagctgaaattgatcaagctgCATCAGGTAGCGgatcaaaa CCTCAACTAGTCGCTATATCCAAAATCAAACCTGCGTCagatatcaaagctttgTACGATGCCGGATATAGACATTTCGGAGAGAACTATATTCAGGAAATGGTAGACAAAGCTGCTGTA CTTCCAGACGATATCAAATGGCATTTCGTAGGCTCACTTCAAAGTAATAAATCAAAACTTGCAGCTT CTGTACCAAATTTACATGTATTGGAAACGTTATCTTCAATAAAAGTAGCTGATCTACTTCAAAAATCCATACCTGAAGATCGTTCAAACAAATTAAACGTCTACATTCAAATAAACACTTCTAACGAAGAGTCGAAATCCGGTTTACCTTCattatcctcttcctctccagCAGCAGAAACCGAAAATAACGAGAAAAAAAATGAATTGGTCGATTTAGCTATACATATAATTGAAAAATGTGATAAATTGAACCTATTAGGTTTGATGACTATCGGTTCAATTGATTCAAGTCACGATTCCGCTTCTTCAACGAATCCAGATTTCGAGAATCTTAAATCGACAAGAAAACAATTGTCAAAGATTCTAATCGAGAAAGGTATAAAAAATGCACCtaatgaagaggaattggagTTGTCAATGGGGATGAGTGCAGATTTCGTTCAGGCTGTTAAAGAGGGTAGTAACAGCGTCAGAGTGGGTACGAGGATCTTCGGTGAAAGGGCAAAGAAAGTACCAAAGGCAGCGCCTAATTAG